A window of Lepus europaeus isolate LE1 chromosome 11, mLepTim1.pri, whole genome shotgun sequence contains these coding sequences:
- the CIROP gene encoding ciliated left-right organizer metallopeptidase — protein MPPPPPPLLLLLLGTATSRCLHDETQTSVSLLRPPSSQPPPDFRPSSLSPPGSRDPQPLRIQTYYLGAPTSDGAWDPEGDGARQRLRALDAVQEASQRIQGVLAVAPVQGPLLLSRNPEQYCLAVWGDPGTPNYHRCSLLNPGYKGETCLGAKIPDAHLHGYALWPEQGPPHVVQPDGPGVQNTDFLLYVRVAHTSKCHQEPSIIAYAAYCQLDPEDRPVAGTIVYCAHHLTSPSLSHSDIVTATLHELLHALGFSGKLFKKWRDCPLGLNVTENCSTRQQVTRRDEWGQLLLTTPAVSHSLAKHLGVPGISPGVPLEEEGPLSSHWEARLLQGSIMAATFDGAQRTRLDPITLAAFKDSGWYQVNHSAAEELLWGRGAGLEFGLVTTCGTGSSDFFCTGSGLGCHYLHLDKGRCSSDPMLEGCQMYKPLANGSECWKEENGFPTGVENPHGEIYHSESRCFLANLTSQLLPEGKRRQPSQIPYPREVALAGRCYLHQCKERGAYNVQVQGSPWVPCLPGKSIQIPGYHGLLFCPRGRLCRTNGSTNAVTSPPVRLSTQDLLFQLSFGLAGPPGHSLGKEEREQLAETVLQALVSRGGTGRCHFHSPSITTSLVFTVHMWKPPGCQGPSADVLHRDLTLSLQKKPLEVYHGGTSFTTQCSKLPVTSDHYFSMTHLYLFTGLCSTLLILGGVLGTMAWQKRASLQVGPSSPSHPQELHGTRSPAEEIREVVPEA, from the exons atgccgccgccgccgccgccgctgctgctgctgctactcgGGACTGCCACGAGCAGGTGCCTCCATGATGAGACCCAGACATCTGTGAGCCTGCTCAGGcccccttcctcccagcctcctccagaCTTccgcccttcctccctctctcctcctggctCCCGTGATCCTCAACCTCTCCGAATCCAAACCTACTATTTAGGGGCTCCTACATCAGATGGAGCTTGGGATCCTGAAGGGGATGGGGCCAGGCAGAGACTGCGAGCCCTGGACGCAGTGCAAGAGGCCAGTCAACGCATCCAGGGTGTGCTTGCAG TCGCTCCAGTGCAAGGACCTCTGCTTCTGAGTCGAAACCCAGAACAGTACTGCCTTGCTGTCTGGGGAGACCCAGGTACCCCAAACTACCACAG GTGCAGCCTCTTGAACCCAGGGTACAAAGGAGAGACTTGCCTGGGGGCAAAG ATTCCTGATGCTCACCTCCATGGTTACGCCTTGTGGCCGGAGCAGGGTCCCCCACACGTGGTGCAGCCCGATGGGCCTGGGGTCCAAAACACTGATTTTCTCTTGTATGTGCGGGTTGCCCACACTTCCAAGTGCCACCAAGAG CCCTCTATCATAGCCTATGCTGCCTACTGCCAGCTGGACCCAGAAGACAGGCCCGTTGCTGGTACCATTGTCTACTGTGCTCACCACCTCACCAGCCCAAGCCTCAGCCACAGTGACATCGTCACG GCTACACTACATGAACTGCTCCATGCCTTGGGCTTCTCTGGAAAGCTCTTCAAGAAATGGCGAGACTGTCCTTTGGGTCTCAATG TTACAGAGAACTGTTCCACGAGGCAACAAGTGACAAGGCGGGATGAGTGGGGACAGCTGCTTCTCACCACCCCAGCTGTGAGCCACAGTCTGGCCAAACACTTGGGAGTGCCAGGGATTTCTCCAGGTGTTCCCTTGGAAGAAGAG ggccCTTTGTCCTCACACTGGGAGGCCAGACTACTCCAGGGCTCTATAATGGCTGCCACCTTTGATGGTGCCCAGCGCACTCGACTTGACCCCATCACTCTCGCTGCCTTCAAAGACTCAGGCTGGTACCAGGTCAACCACAGTGCTGCAGAGGAGCTATTGTGGGGCCGAG gagctggcctggaatttGGCCTAGTGACCACCTGTGGGACTGGCTCCTCAGACTTCTTCTGCACTGGCAG TGGTCTGGGCTGCCACTACCTGCACCTGGACAAGGGACGTTGCTCCTCGGACCCCATGCTGGAAGGCTGCCAGATGTACAAGCCCTTAGCCAACGGC AGTGAATGCTGGAAGGAGGAAAATGGATTCCCAACTGGGGTGGAGAATCCTCATGGGGAGATCTACCATTCTGAGAGCCGCTGCTTCCTTGCCAACCTCACTTCACAACTGCTCCCTGAGGGCAAACGCAGGCAGCCCTCCCAGATCCCCTACCCCAGGGAAGTGGCGCTTGCTGGCCGCTGCTACTTACATCAGTGCAAAGAGAGGGGAGCATACAACGTGCAGGTTCAGGGATCACCTTGGGTCCCCTGCCTTCCAGGAAAGTCTATTCAG ATACCTGGGTACCATGGTCTTCTCTTCTGCCCCCGGGGTCGGCTGTGTCGCACTAACGGAAGTACCAATGCTGTTACTTCCCCACCTGTGAGACTTTCTACCCAAGACCTGCTATTCCAACTGTCTTTTGGATTAGCGGGGCCCCCAGGCCACTCCCTGGGGAAGGAAGAGCGAGAACAGCTGGCTGAGACAGTACTGCAGGCTCTGGTGAGCAGAGGTGGCACTGGCAG GTGCCATTTCCACAGCCCATCAATTACCACCAGCTTGGTGTTCACGGTGCACATGTGGAAGCCCCCTGGCTGCCAAGGGCCTTCGGCTGATGTGCTGCACAGAGACCTGACCCTGTCTCTCCAAAAGAAGCCTCTAGAAGTCTATCATGGAGGAACTAGCTTTACCACACAATGCAGCAA GTTGCCGGTTACCTCAGATCATTACTTCTCCATGACCCATCTGTATCTGTTCACGGGACTCTGCTCAACATTGCTAATTCTAGGGGGGGTACTAGGAACCATGGCCTGGCAGAAAAGAGCTTCTCTTCAGGTGGGACCATCTAGCCCTAGCCACCCACAAGAGCTCCACGGCACAAGGAGCCCAGCTGAAGAAATAAGGGAAGTGGTTCCTGAAGCATGA
- the C11H14orf119 gene encoding uncharacterized protein C14orf119 homolog, which produces MPLESPSSSMPLSFLSPLPSVPDDIMGSSPPPMSYITSQEMKCILHWFASWSGPQRERFLQDLVAKAVPGKLQPLLDGLEQLSVSGANRPPCIFECQLRLWDQWFRGWAEQERNEFVRQLEISEPDFVAKFYQAVAATAGKD; this is translated from the coding sequence ATGCCACTGGAATCACCCTCCTCTTCGATGCCACTATCCTTCCTGTCTCCCTTGCCCTCAGTACCAGATGACATTATgggctcttcccctcccccaatgTCTTACATCACTTCCCAGGAGATGAAGTGTATTCTTCACTGGTTTGCCAGTTGGTCAGGTCCCCAGCGTGAGCGTTTCCTGCAGGACCTTGTAGCTAAGGCAGTACCAGGAAAGTTACAGCCATTGCTCGATGGTCTGGAGCAGCTTAGTGTTTCTGGTGCAAACCGACCACCTTGTATCTTTGAGTGCCAGCTGCGTCTTTGGGATCAGTGGTTCCGAGGCTGGGCTGAGCAGGAACGCAATGAATTTGTCAGGCAGCTGGAGATCAGTGAGCCAGACTTTGTGGCAAAGTTCTACCAAGCAGTGGCTGCTACCGCGGGAAAGGACTGA